The Primulina eburnea isolate SZY01 chromosome 8, ASM2296580v1, whole genome shotgun sequence genome contains a region encoding:
- the LOC140838091 gene encoding VQ motif-containing protein 1-like, producing the protein MAGGSRDGVKVIIINTQYVETDATSFKSVVQRLTGKETPVPSAVAPLREQEIFEPDSRASRNAMEPVLSRGLSFTEFDRMFKELPPLEELYRLCSE; encoded by the coding sequence ATGGCAGGTGGGAGTAGAGATGGCGTCAAGGTGATCATCATCAACACGCAATACGTGGAAACTGATGCAACCAGTTTCAAATCCGTCGTTCAACGGCTCACCGGAAAAGAAACCCCCGTGCCCTCCGCCGTAGCTCCTTTAAGAGAACAGGAGATCTTTGAACCAGACAGTCGAGCTTCCCGTAATGCAATGGAGCCGGTTTTGTCGCGGGGGCTGTCGTTCACGGAATTCGATAGGATGTTTAAGGAGTTGCCTCCACTTGAAGAACTCTACAGGCTTTGCTCTGAATAG